Genomic DNA from Cumulibacter soli:
GCGCGGGCTGGTGATAGCCGAGGGCGTCCCGGTGGTCGAGCGGTTGATCGCGTCGCCGTACCCGGTTCGCTCGGTGATGGGTGTGGCAGCGAAGACGGCACATTTGGAGCCGGTATTGCGCGCGGCCGCCCTCGACGTGCCCGTGTACACCGTTCCCGTCGACGTGATGGATTCCGTCGTCGGATTTCACCTGAACCGCGGGGTGCTGGCGTGCGCTGATCGTGCCGCGATGCCGTCATTCGCCGATCTAATGTCCATGTCCACGCGGCTGCTGGTGCTTGAGGGCGTTGGCGATCACGAAAACCTAGGATCGCTGTTTCGCAATGCCGCGGCCTTCGGCGTTGACGCCGTCGTGCTGGGCCCGAGGTGCTCTGATCCGCTGTATCGCCGCGCGGTGCGGGTATCGATGGGGAATGTACTGCGGGTGCCGTTCTGTACCGTCGACGCCGGCGACTGGCCGGATGCGTTGTTTGAGCTGCGCGCTGGCGGATTCGAGGTACTGGCGACGACGCCCGCGCCGCCGGCTGTGCGGCTATCGGCGCTGGATCCCGCGATGCCCAAAGTGGCGGTGATGGTGGGGTCGGAGGGGCCCGGACTCACCCCCGTGGCGCTGGGAGCCGCGAGTCGCGCGGTGCGGATACCGATGGCGGATGGGGTGGACTCGTTGAACGTGGCGACCGCCGCAGCCGTGGTACTCGCGCACTTTGCCAAGGTCGATTAATAGCCGCCGCCGTCGGACGATTGGCCGCGAGGAACTAGCACGTGCAGACGTCGCGGGTCGGGATCGGTGCTTGCGCTGCCGCTACTTCCGCTTCTTCACGCCAAACACGATGTCGTCCCAGCTGGGAATGCGGGGCTTCTTGTCGCCCTTCGGTGTCGCTGCGGCCGGCTGTTCGGAATCGTCAGCTTCCGGCATCGAGGCGGGCGGCTCATCCTCGTCCTCAGGCGTAGCCGGTGCCTGCGCGAAAAGACCCTGATCTTCGACGTCATCGTCGGTGAGCTCGGGACGGCGTGAGGCGTTACCGAGATGTCCGGGGTCGACCGCGTCATCGAACTCCTCGGCAAGAAACAGCTCATCCAGGCTCAGATCCTGCGGGTCGCGAGTGGCGGCGGCACGTCGTGCCGGACGAGGTTTCGCCGCGCTGTCGTCGCGCGGGCGCTGCAGCGGGATAGGGGCCGCAGCACTCCGTTCGTCGTCCAGCGAAGGATCGTCAGTCGGCACGGGCACGGCGGCCAGACGAGGTTTCGGCTCGATCAACTCGATGGTGTCTTTGGAGCCGGGGTAGATGATGCTGTTCTGCATGTCGTATCGCCAGTGCGCCGTGATGGTGCGGTCATCGGCGACCCACGTGGACGTGACCTCCCACTGTCCCGACTCGAGGCGACGGGCATCCCAGTCGATCGTGGTGTCTTCGATGGCGCGCACGAGGAGGCGACTTTCGATCAGCTCGGCGAGTGTCGGTGGGTGCGCCGACCCAGAGTCTTCGATCTTCACCCGAGCGGACTGGGCGCGGACCGCGACCTGGGCACGTTCCTGTAGGACGGGATGCGCATAAGTCATGACGCGCTCGATCCGGACTCCGGCAGCAGCGGCCACGGTGTCCGGAGTCTCGCCGGCGCGGATACGCGCCTGGATTTCACGGGGGCGCAATTGGGATTCGATCTCGATCTCGATCTGCCCGAGCCGACTGAGGTCGCCACGGGCAGCGGCGCGGAGGCGGTCGTCAAGAGCCAGCAGGAAGCGCTCGCCGTTGTCGATCGCTTCCGGTACGTCAGGGGCAAGGACAAGGTTCTTGCCGTCCTCTGACAACGCGATAAAGCGAAGTGGGCGCATCCTTTGGGGTCCTCCTCCTCGGTTGCGAGTCGTATCAGGCGTTCTTTTAGCGTACGCGAGGTGATGTGCTCGAACGGGCTGCCGCGCCGGGCTCGGCAGCGGGTCATCGATCGAGTGTGTGCGCAGCACACAGAGTGCTAACGCCGCCTGTACTGCCGCGCGCCGGATCGGTTTTGGCGGCAGATGGTGCACCAACTACGGTGCAAGATCTGCCGCCAAAACGTCAGCCGACGTGGTTGTTCTCCCGCAAGCGGGCGTCGGGGCCGATTACAGCTTCGCCACGACGTAGTCGATACATGCGGTGAGGGCTTCGACGTCCGAGGGCGGCGTCGAGACGAACAGACCAACCCTCAACTGGTTGCGATCCAGTCCACGGTACGGTTCGGTGTCCAGGATCCCGTTGGCGCGCAGCGTGGCCGCGACGGCCTTCGCATCCACCGAATCGTCGAGGTCGATGGTGCCGATCACGGGCGAACGTAGTGCCGGCTCTCGCACGAACGGCGTGGCGTACGACGACCCCTCGGCCCAGTCGTACAGCGCCTTTGCGTTCGCGGTCACCCGCGAGGTAATCCAAGGCTGCCCGCCCTGACGGATCAGCCAATCGATTTGGTGCGCCAACATGAACAGCGTGTAGACCGACGGCGTGTTGTACGTCTGATCCTTACGCGAGTTCTCCAGCGCAAGCTGCAGATTCAGCGACGGCGGAACGTACCGATCGGATTTGGTCATCCGCGCTATCCGTTCGATAGCGGCCGGTGACATCGCAGCGATCCAGAGGCCGCCCTCGCCGGCGAAACCTTTCTGCGGTGCGAAGTAGTAGCAATCGGTCTGCGATAGATCCACGGGCAAGCCAGCCGCCGCGGACGTCGCGTCGATGACGGTGAGCGCGCCCGGTGCCCCGGCCACTCGCTGAACCGGGACGCATACGCCGGTGGAGGTCTCATTCTGGGCCCAGCAGTAGGTGTCGACGTCTGCTTGCGGGCTGGGGGTGGACGCCGACCCAGGCTCGGCTTCAATGACGGTCGGTTCGGCGAGGTAGGGGGCGAGCGCTACCGCCTTCGCGAACTTCCCACCGAATTCACCAAACGCCAGGTGCTGGCTCTTGTGCTCGATCATCGAGCAGATAGCGCTATCCCAGAAGTACGTCGACCCGCCATTACCGAGCACGATTTCGTAACCCTCGGGGGCATCGAGCAATTCGCGCAATCCATGCCTGATCAGGCCGACAAGTCCCTTCACCCCTGCCTGTCGGTGCGACGTTCCGATGTACGACGGCGCGACCTGGCCGAAGTCATCCAGCGCCTCGAACCTGGTGCGGCTGGGGCCACTGCCGAATCGCCCGTCCTCGGGAAGGAGGCTGTCGGGGATCTGGATCTCGTTCATGCGTACGCTCTCGCTCGTCGGATAACCACATCAAGGGTATTGCGCGGCGTCGCTACGCTGACCGGCAGGGAGGAACAGATCATGAGCGAGCGGGAGTTCGACGTACGCCACGATCGGATCAGGTACGAGTTGCCGCGCCTCGGTGAGTTGGGACTTGATGCCGACCCGATAAGTGTCTTCGGTGCCTGGCTCGATGCGGCCGCTGCCGCGGGAGTCGGCGAACCGAATGCGATGGTGCTCGCGACCGCCGGCGTGGACGGTCGGCCCCGTGCGCGCACCGTGCTGCTGCGCGGGTACGACGAGACCGGCTTCAGCTTCTTCACAAATTACGAGTCGACGAAGGGCCGCCACCTCGCCGAGAACCCCTGGGCGAGCGTCTGCTTCAGTTGGCTCGCGATCCACCGACAGGTCATCATCTCCGGCGCCGTGCAGAAGCTGCGGGATGACGAATCCGACGCGTACTTCGCATCGCGGCCGGTGGAGTCACAGATCGCCAGCGCGCTGAGCCCACAATCGAGCGTCATCGACGCGATCGAGCCGATCGAAGCGAGGATGCTTCGCGAACAACGCGAGCACCCCGACGGGATACCGCGCCCGCCGCATTGGGGCGGATACCGCATCGTTCCGGAACTGATCGAGCTGTGGCAGGGCAACGTCGGGCGCCTGCACGACCGATTTCGATTCCGCCGCGAAGGCGGCCAGTGGCTACGTGAACGGCTCGCTCCGTGACCGAGGAGTCCACTACCGGCGAGCCCGCTAACGACCAACCTGCCGCGGAACACGGAGCAAATGTGCGGGCCGCCTCGCCGGCGAAGGTCAGCAGGTTCAGCCGCGTCACGATGGATACCCGACCGTTCAAATATCGGCAGTTCCGGCTGATCTTCTGGGGAAATATCCTCACGCAGGTCGGCGCGCAAATGACCATCGTCGCGGTTGCGGCGCAGGTATTCGCGCTCACCAACAGCAGTGCGATGGTCGGTTACACGAGCCTGTGGGTGCTCGTCCCGCTCATTGTGTTCGGTCTGCTTGGCGGCGCGCTCGCCGATACTGTGGATCGCCGCAAACTCGTCATCGTTGCCACCGTGCTCACCGCGATCACCAGCGTGTTGCTGTACCTGCAGGCGATCCTGGAACTCAACAATGTCTGGATAATCTGGGTTCTTGCCGCCGTACAGTCGGCGGCGGCTGCCATGTACCGACCCGCGCGTTCGGCCATGTTGCCGCGGTTGATTCCCGAAGAACTCATCCCCGCCGCGAACACCATTTCCTCCAGCACGATGTCCGGCGCGATGATCATCGGCCCGCTGATCGCCGGGTTCATCGTTGATTTCGCCGGAGTGAACTGGGCCTATCTGGCCGAGGCGGGACTGCTGCTGCTGGCGCTGCTATCGCTGGTCGGGCTTATCCCGATGCCGGCGTCCGCTGACACCGGCGGTAAGCACCCGTTCGTCACCGCGTTCAGCGACACGATCGCGGGCTTCCGCTACCTGCGCACGCAACCGCTGTTGTCGATGCAGTACGTCGTCGACCTGATCGCGATGGTGTTCGGCTGGCCGTTGGCGGTGTTCCCGGCACTCGCTGATGGCCGCTTCGGGGATGGATCGTTGGGGTGGTTGTACGCCGGGGCCTCCATCGGAGCAGTGCTCGCTGGACTATTCTCCGGCTGGATCTCACACATCAAGCGGCACGGCGCCACGATCATCATCTC
This window encodes:
- the sepH gene encoding septation protein SepH; this encodes MRPLRFIALSEDGKNLVLAPDVPEAIDNGERFLLALDDRLRAAARGDLSRLGQIEIEIESQLRPREIQARIRAGETPDTVAAAAGVRIERVMTYAHPVLQERAQVAVRAQSARVKIEDSGSAHPPTLAELIESRLLVRAIEDTTIDWDARRLESGQWEVTSTWVADDRTITAHWRYDMQNSIIYPGSKDTIELIEPKPRLAAVPVPTDDPSLDDERSAAAPIPLQRPRDDSAAKPRPARRAAATRDPQDLSLDELFLAEEFDDAVDPGHLGNASRRPELTDDDVEDQGLFAQAPATPEDEDEPPASMPEADDSEQPAAATPKGDKKPRIPSWDDIVFGVKKRK
- a CDS encoding MFS transporter; the protein is MTEESTTGEPANDQPAAEHGANVRAASPAKVSRFSRVTMDTRPFKYRQFRLIFWGNILTQVGAQMTIVAVAAQVFALTNSSAMVGYTSLWVLVPLIVFGLLGGALADTVDRRKLVIVATVLTAITSVLLYLQAILELNNVWIIWVLAAVQSAAAAMYRPARSAMLPRLIPEELIPAANTISSSTMSGAMIIGPLIAGFIVDFAGVNWAYLAEAGLLLLALLSLVGLIPMPASADTGGKHPFVTAFSDTIAGFRYLRTQPLLSMQYVVDLIAMVFGWPLAVFPALADGRFGDGSLGWLYAGASIGAVLAGLFSGWISHIKRHGATIIISVAIWGTAIAVFAFTQDLVLGLICLAAAGAADLVSASLRMTMLQVLTPDEMRGRMQGVFMVVVAGGPRLGDVRLGIMASMFTPTVALASGGAIIVLLMVVIALTFGALWRYRPRGASGTATT
- a CDS encoding TrmH family RNA methyltransferase; amino-acid sequence: MASISVTDPADSRLDDYRDLTNADRRPDRPGGRGLVIAEGVPVVERLIASPYPVRSVMGVAAKTAHLEPVLRAAALDVPVYTVPVDVMDSVVGFHLNRGVLACADRAAMPSFADLMSMSTRLLVLEGVGDHENLGSLFRNAAAFGVDAVVLGPRCSDPLYRRAVRVSMGNVLRVPFCTVDAGDWPDALFELRAGGFEVLATTPAPPAVRLSALDPAMPKVAVMVGSEGPGLTPVALGAASRAVRIPMADGVDSLNVATAAAVVLAHFAKVD
- the serC gene encoding phosphoserine transaminase, whose product is MNEIQIPDSLLPEDGRFGSGPSRTRFEALDDFGQVAPSYIGTSHRQAGVKGLVGLIRHGLRELLDAPEGYEIVLGNGGSTYFWDSAICSMIEHKSQHLAFGEFGGKFAKAVALAPYLAEPTVIEAEPGSASTPSPQADVDTYCWAQNETSTGVCVPVQRVAGAPGALTVIDATSAAAGLPVDLSQTDCYYFAPQKGFAGEGGLWIAAMSPAAIERIARMTKSDRYVPPSLNLQLALENSRKDQTYNTPSVYTLFMLAHQIDWLIRQGGQPWITSRVTANAKALYDWAEGSSYATPFVREPALRSPVIGTIDLDDSVDAKAVAATLRANGILDTEPYRGLDRNQLRVGLFVSTPPSDVEALTACIDYVVAKL
- the pdxH gene encoding pyridoxamine 5'-phosphate oxidase, with the translated sequence MSEREFDVRHDRIRYELPRLGELGLDADPISVFGAWLDAAAAAGVGEPNAMVLATAGVDGRPRARTVLLRGYDETGFSFFTNYESTKGRHLAENPWASVCFSWLAIHRQVIISGAVQKLRDDESDAYFASRPVESQIASALSPQSSVIDAIEPIEARMLREQREHPDGIPRPPHWGGYRIVPELIELWQGNVGRLHDRFRFRREGGQWLRERLAP